One Nicotiana tomentosiformis chromosome 4, ASM39032v3, whole genome shotgun sequence genomic window carries:
- the LOC104119023 gene encoding uncharacterized protein isoform X1, whose translation MAFRLVGRQMAALLGAPTTQIRKQLAAGRVLLGAPRTQMRYAGGDGRYIVIVRGAKLTGRVGYERVENGGYCQQFSSGQGGDFHPEVQAFYNGIVFGGLPTLFWANWQMWKIDQSSNEVYTERSMEIEKILKELS comes from the exons ATGGCTTTCCGTCTCGTAGG AAGACAAATGGCTGCTTTGCTTGGAGCACCAACAACACAAATCAG AAAACAATTGGCTGCTGGTAGGGTTTTGCTCGGAGCACCAAGAACACAAATGAGGTATGCGGGCGGCGACGGTAGATATATTGTTATTGTTAGGGGTGCCAAACTgacgggtcgggtcggatatgagCGAGTCGAAAACGG GGGTTACTGCCAGCAATTTTCTTCCGGTCAGGGAGGCGATTTTCATCCTGAGG TTCAAGCTTTCTATAACGGGATAGTCTTCGGTGGGCTTCCCACCTTGTTCTG GGCAAATTGGCAAATGTGGAAGATCGATCA GTCAAGTAACGAGGTTTATACTGAGAGGTCTATGGAGATTGAAAAGATCCTGAAGGAGCTCAGCTAA
- the LOC104119023 gene encoding uncharacterized protein isoform X3: protein MAFRLVGKQLAAGRVLLGAPRTQMRYAGGDGRYIVIVRGAKLTGRVGYERVENGGYCQQFSSGQGGDFHPEVQAFYNGIVFGGLPTLFWANWQMWKIDQSSNEVYTERSMEIEKILKELS from the exons ATGGCTTTCCGTCTCGTAGG AAAACAATTGGCTGCTGGTAGGGTTTTGCTCGGAGCACCAAGAACACAAATGAGGTATGCGGGCGGCGACGGTAGATATATTGTTATTGTTAGGGGTGCCAAACTgacgggtcgggtcggatatgagCGAGTCGAAAACGG GGGTTACTGCCAGCAATTTTCTTCCGGTCAGGGAGGCGATTTTCATCCTGAGG TTCAAGCTTTCTATAACGGGATAGTCTTCGGTGGGCTTCCCACCTTGTTCTG GGCAAATTGGCAAATGTGGAAGATCGATCA GTCAAGTAACGAGGTTTATACTGAGAGGTCTATGGAGATTGAAAAGATCCTGAAGGAGCTCAGCTAA
- the LOC104119023 gene encoding uncharacterized protein isoform X8 codes for MAFRLVGRQMAALLGAPTTQIRGYCQQFSSGQGGDFHPEVQAFYNGIVFGGLPTLFWANWQMWKIDQSSNEVYTERSMEIEKILKELS; via the exons ATGGCTTTCCGTCTCGTAGG AAGACAAATGGCTGCTTTGCTTGGAGCACCAACAACACAAATCAG GGGTTACTGCCAGCAATTTTCTTCCGGTCAGGGAGGCGATTTTCATCCTGAGG TTCAAGCTTTCTATAACGGGATAGTCTTCGGTGGGCTTCCCACCTTGTTCTG GGCAAATTGGCAAATGTGGAAGATCGATCA GTCAAGTAACGAGGTTTATACTGAGAGGTCTATGGAGATTGAAAAGATCCTGAAGGAGCTCAGCTAA
- the LOC104119023 gene encoding uncharacterized protein isoform X5: MAFRLVGRQMAALLGAPTTQIRKQLAAGRVLLGAPRTQMRYAGGDGRYIVIVRGAKLTGRVGYERVENGANWQMWKIDQSSNEVYTERSMEIEKILKELS; the protein is encoded by the exons ATGGCTTTCCGTCTCGTAGG AAGACAAATGGCTGCTTTGCTTGGAGCACCAACAACACAAATCAG AAAACAATTGGCTGCTGGTAGGGTTTTGCTCGGAGCACCAAGAACACAAATGAGGTATGCGGGCGGCGACGGTAGATATATTGTTATTGTTAGGGGTGCCAAACTgacgggtcgggtcggatatgagCGAGTCGAAAACGG GGCAAATTGGCAAATGTGGAAGATCGATCA GTCAAGTAACGAGGTTTATACTGAGAGGTCTATGGAGATTGAAAAGATCCTGAAGGAGCTCAGCTAA
- the LOC104119023 gene encoding uncharacterized protein isoform X7: protein MAFRLVGKQLAAGRVLLGAPRTQMRGYCQQFSSGQGGDFHPEVQAFYNGIVFGGLPTLFWANWQMWKIDQSSNEVYTERSMEIEKILKELS from the exons ATGGCTTTCCGTCTCGTAGG AAAACAATTGGCTGCTGGTAGGGTTTTGCTCGGAGCACCAAGAACACAAATGAG GGGTTACTGCCAGCAATTTTCTTCCGGTCAGGGAGGCGATTTTCATCCTGAGG TTCAAGCTTTCTATAACGGGATAGTCTTCGGTGGGCTTCCCACCTTGTTCTG GGCAAATTGGCAAATGTGGAAGATCGATCA GTCAAGTAACGAGGTTTATACTGAGAGGTCTATGGAGATTGAAAAGATCCTGAAGGAGCTCAGCTAA
- the LOC104119023 gene encoding uncharacterized protein isoform X4, whose translation MAFRLVGRQMAALLGAPTTQIRKQLAAGRVLLGAPRTQMRGYCQQFSSGQGGDFHPEVQAFYNGIVFGGLPTLFWANWQMWKIDQSSNEVYTERSMEIEKILKELS comes from the exons ATGGCTTTCCGTCTCGTAGG AAGACAAATGGCTGCTTTGCTTGGAGCACCAACAACACAAATCAG AAAACAATTGGCTGCTGGTAGGGTTTTGCTCGGAGCACCAAGAACACAAATGAG GGGTTACTGCCAGCAATTTTCTTCCGGTCAGGGAGGCGATTTTCATCCTGAGG TTCAAGCTTTCTATAACGGGATAGTCTTCGGTGGGCTTCCCACCTTGTTCTG GGCAAATTGGCAAATGTGGAAGATCGATCA GTCAAGTAACGAGGTTTATACTGAGAGGTCTATGGAGATTGAAAAGATCCTGAAGGAGCTCAGCTAA
- the LOC104119023 gene encoding uncharacterized protein isoform X9: MAFRLVGKQLAAGRVLLGAPRTQMRYAGGDGRYIVIVRGAKLTGRVGYERVENGANWQMWKIDQSSNEVYTERSMEIEKILKELS; encoded by the exons ATGGCTTTCCGTCTCGTAGG AAAACAATTGGCTGCTGGTAGGGTTTTGCTCGGAGCACCAAGAACACAAATGAGGTATGCGGGCGGCGACGGTAGATATATTGTTATTGTTAGGGGTGCCAAACTgacgggtcgggtcggatatgagCGAGTCGAAAACGG GGCAAATTGGCAAATGTGGAAGATCGATCA GTCAAGTAACGAGGTTTATACTGAGAGGTCTATGGAGATTGAAAAGATCCTGAAGGAGCTCAGCTAA
- the LOC104119023 gene encoding uncharacterized protein isoform X2 encodes MAFHLGGKQLAAGRVLLGAPRTQMRYAGGDGRYIVIVRGAKLTGRVGYERVENGGYCQQFSSGQGGDFHPEVQAFYNGIVFGGLPTLFWANWQMWKIDQSSNEVYTERSMEIEKILKELS; translated from the exons ATGGCTTTCCACCTCGGAGG AAAACAATTGGCTGCTGGTAGGGTTTTGCTCGGAGCACCAAGAACACAAATGAGGTATGCGGGCGGCGACGGTAGATATATTGTTATTGTTAGGGGTGCCAAACTgacgggtcgggtcggatatgagCGAGTCGAAAACGG GGGTTACTGCCAGCAATTTTCTTCCGGTCAGGGAGGCGATTTTCATCCTGAGG TTCAAGCTTTCTATAACGGGATAGTCTTCGGTGGGCTTCCCACCTTGTTCTG GGCAAATTGGCAAATGTGGAAGATCGATCA GTCAAGTAACGAGGTTTATACTGAGAGGTCTATGGAGATTGAAAAGATCCTGAAGGAGCTCAGCTAA
- the LOC104119023 gene encoding uncharacterized protein isoform X6 produces MAFHLGGKQLAAGRVLLGAPRTQMRGYCQQFSSGQGGDFHPEVQAFYNGIVFGGLPTLFWANWQMWKIDQSSNEVYTERSMEIEKILKELS; encoded by the exons ATGGCTTTCCACCTCGGAGG AAAACAATTGGCTGCTGGTAGGGTTTTGCTCGGAGCACCAAGAACACAAATGAG GGGTTACTGCCAGCAATTTTCTTCCGGTCAGGGAGGCGATTTTCATCCTGAGG TTCAAGCTTTCTATAACGGGATAGTCTTCGGTGGGCTTCCCACCTTGTTCTG GGCAAATTGGCAAATGTGGAAGATCGATCA GTCAAGTAACGAGGTTTATACTGAGAGGTCTATGGAGATTGAAAAGATCCTGAAGGAGCTCAGCTAA
- the LOC138910535 gene encoding protein CROWDED NUCLEI 1-like produces the protein MSKISKTVHQKEAASSSRPAGEKPVVEPCLEELVPGECVIDSDFKVEKPSSVAGRYEPVSRYICSIPQSLLVLVKKDCAWENKEVLIPAPEEVITTHVEGYLSVYTYPFTMGLTKDAVMRPSSGDEEALPPISKLENVASVLHHEALLQSRGELSRYEAEVRRLTEERDAFKLLSEQRKGEVKRLRAELEASQKEQTELAEQVKKIFEFNDIDSGVMANNSIPQVEQKLNVIRQLRVEMDVVKSEAKERKKNMDRIASEEETARTQLASAEGQLRSLKEKTLVQAKKIEEFQSRLSLADSNRERLSTELAATKLEVEKAMANVDAMVVVYRSDVKAAQVRAKEVAEAAQARANWVAEHAKCQSRRETLEEIHTRGFDLTIKIEKAKELKAKTEYWLFPMMMIPGVRADMTVKGASRAKMLLLQRTKSFSIFCVSYKTVLVFCKEI, from the exons ATGTCCAAGATATCTAAAACCGTTCATCAGAAAGAAgctgcttcctcatctcggccggcCGGTGAGAAACCGGTGGTGGAGCCATGCCTTGAAGAACTCGTTCCCGGGGAATGCGTTATCGAttccgactttaaggtcgagaaaccctcatcggtTGCTGGTCGATatgagccggtatcgagatatatatgctcgataccccAAAGCCTTCTTGTTTTGGTGAAGAAAGATTGTGCTTGGGAAAACAAAGAGGTTTTGATACCAGCACCGGAGGAAGTGATCACTACCCATGTGGAAGGATacttgagtgtttacacttatcctttcacgatGG gtCTTACAAAAGACGCGGTTATGAGACCCTCATCAGGTGATGAAGAAGCCTTACCACCTATCTCAAAACTGGAGAATGTG gcttctgtgcttcatcacgaggctttGCTCCAATCCCGAGGGGAGCTGAGCCGGTATGAAGCCGAAGTTCgaaggcttactgaggagagagatgccttcaagcttctTAGTGAGCAGAGAAAAGGAGAAGTAAAAAGACTTCGGGCTGAGCTTGAAGCATCTCAGAAAGAACAAACTGAGCTGGCCGAGCAGGTAAAAAAAATCTTTGAATTTAATGATATTGATTCGGGAGTGATGGCTAATAATTCGATCCCGCAGGTCGAGCAAAAGCTCAACGTGATCAGGCAGCTTCGTGTTGAAATGGACGTAGTGAAGTCGGAGGCCAAGGAAAggaagaagaacatggaccgcATCGCCTCAGAAGAGGAAACCGCCCGAACTCAACTGGCTTCGGCTGAGGGCCAActccgaagcttgaaagagaaaaccttggtgcaagccaagaaaatcgAAGAGTTCCAGTCTCGGTTGAGCTTAGCAGATTCTAATCGAGAGAGATTGTCCACGGAACTTGCAGCGACCAAATTGGAGGTTGAGAAAGCCATGGCCAATGTTGATGCAATGGTGGTTGTTTATCGATCTGATGTCAaagctgctcaggttcgagcaaaggaggttgctgaggctgctcaggctcgagcaaactgggttgccgagcatgctaaatgccaatCTCGAAGGGAGACTCTTGAAGAAATCCAtactcgtggcttcgatcttacaaTCAAGATCGAGAAAGCTAAGGAGCTTAAAGCCAAAACAGAGTATTGGCTTTTCccgatgatgatgataccgggagtACGAGCGGATATGACAGTAAAAGGGGCCTCGAGGGCAAAAATGCTGCTCTTGCagaggactaagtcctttagtatTTTTTGCGTTTCTTATAAGACTGTATTGGTCTTTTGTAAAGAGATTTGA